One window of the Rhizorhabdus dicambivorans genome contains the following:
- a CDS encoding Glu/Leu/Phe/Val family dehydrogenase has product MTAPWTYPDFDDHEGVHLFRDAASGLTAVIAIHSTHLGPGAGGTRFWHYADPSDAITDALRLSRGMSFKNAMAGLPMGGGKGVILADSLRTKTPELLAAFGRAVDSLGGRYVTAEDVGMSDADMVAIAKETRHVSGLPVTAGSAGGDPGPTTAKGVYLGVRAAIARGLGKDDPRGVHVAIQGVGSVGGGLARLLAADGAKLTLSDVDGKRARTLAEELGAVAVAANEIMMVEADVLSPCALGAVLDERSIEALQTPIVAGAANNQLATPADADRLHARGILYAPDYVINAGGIINVALEYLGQGDRAEVEARVAKIPERLESIWAESAATGVPAAVVADRMAMRLIGRG; this is encoded by the coding sequence ATGACCGCTCCCTGGACCTATCCCGATTTTGACGACCATGAGGGCGTCCACCTGTTCCGCGATGCCGCGTCGGGGCTGACGGCCGTGATCGCGATCCACTCGACCCATCTCGGGCCGGGCGCGGGCGGCACCCGTTTCTGGCATTATGCCGACCCGTCGGACGCCATCACCGACGCGCTGCGCCTCTCGCGCGGGATGAGCTTCAAGAACGCGATGGCCGGGCTGCCGATGGGCGGCGGCAAGGGCGTCATCCTCGCCGATTCGCTGCGCACCAAGACGCCGGAACTGCTCGCCGCCTTCGGCCGGGCGGTCGATTCGCTGGGTGGGCGCTATGTCACCGCCGAGGATGTCGGCATGAGCGACGCCGACATGGTGGCGATCGCGAAGGAGACGCGCCATGTCTCCGGCCTGCCCGTGACGGCGGGCAGTGCCGGCGGCGATCCGGGGCCGACCACGGCGAAGGGCGTCTATCTCGGCGTCCGCGCGGCGATCGCGCGCGGGCTGGGCAAGGATGATCCGCGCGGCGTGCATGTCGCGATCCAGGGCGTGGGCAGCGTCGGCGGCGGGCTCGCCCGCCTGCTCGCCGCCGATGGCGCGAAGCTCACCCTGTCCGATGTCGACGGCAAGCGCGCCCGCACCCTGGCCGAGGAACTGGGCGCGGTCGCGGTCGCGGCGAACGAGATCATGATGGTCGAGGCCGACGTGCTGAGCCCCTGCGCGCTTGGCGCGGTGCTCGACGAGCGCTCGATCGAGGCGCTGCAGACCCCCATCGTCGCCGGCGCCGCGAACAACCAGCTCGCCACCCCGGCCGATGCCGATCGCCTCCATGCGCGCGGCATCCTCTACGCGCCCGATTATGTCATCAACGCCGGCGGCATCATCAATGTCGCGCTCGAATATCTCGGCCAGGGCGACCGGGCCGAGGTCGAGGCGCGGGTCGCGAAGATCCCCGAGCGGCTCGAATCGATCTGGGCCGAGAGCGCCGCCACCGGCGTGCCGGCGGCGGTGGTCGCCGATCGGATGGCGATGCGGCTGATCGGGCGGGGCTGA
- a CDS encoding antibiotic biosynthesis monooxygenase family protein — MFVAVYWWRVHPGKEEQFVKAWTRGTELIRDKYGSYGSRLHRDADGRFVGYAEWPDEATWRYAFDHKMTYEEPATRAAFEDAVCEVPPDADPIFTMTVVSDRLTTRITPATD, encoded by the coding sequence ATGTTCGTCGCAGTCTATTGGTGGCGGGTGCATCCCGGCAAGGAGGAGCAGTTCGTCAAGGCGTGGACGCGCGGCACCGAACTGATCCGGGATAAATATGGCAGCTATGGCTCGCGCCTCCACCGCGACGCCGATGGCCGCTTCGTCGGCTATGCCGAATGGCCCGACGAGGCCACCTGGCGCTACGCCTTCGACCACAAGATGACCTATGAGGAGCCCGCGACCCGGGCCGCGTTCGAGGACGCGGTGTGCGAGGTTCCCCCCGACGCCGATCCGATCTTCACCATGACGGTGGTCAGTGACCGGCTTACCACGCGCATCACGCCCGCGACGGACTGA
- the ligD gene encoding DNA ligase D, whose protein sequence is MAGLSEYNRKRDFKKTREPAGKLDPSNRHRFIVQKHDATRLHYDFRLEMDGVLKSWAVTRGPSLDPADKRLAVRTEDHPISYAEFEGSIPEGEYGGGTVMLWDKGSWAPIEGKSEKDLEKGHLHFTLDGERMKGEWLLIRLKPRPGEKRGRENWLLRKIDDEAAGGSDDLVARELTSVKTGRTMAEIAADRKGETSLKGKRGKAFDALMAKAESHAAEVSRRPGGGRGRKRSGNALAPGSGKVPAFRKPQLATLVDSVPTGSAWIHEIKFDGYRALVAAAGGKVKIYTRSGLDWTEKFQPVADAIAALDLPPALIDGEIVSLDEQGNPSFSALQKAIKGEGGGFELFAFDLLSLDGQDLTGLGTVERKTRLAGLLPDQHPMIHYADHVIGAGEKLYAAMCRAGQEGIISKRADAIYRGDRSTSWLKVKCTRRQEFVIIGWSRSDKSSRRFRALLLAQHKDGKLVYAGKVGTGFNQDSMEMLTAKFEKRARETPAADVPRAERRGAHWIEPDLVAEIAFAEFTHDDVLRQASFIGLRSDKKAAEVRREEPMPVEQVDKPEDSDVKITNPDRVIFPEAKVTKGDLAGYYRTIAPLILPWLAHRPVSLVRCPQGRGKQCFFQKHDSGSFGDHVHHVPIREKDGQTEDYLYLDDAAGILACVQMGTIEFHIWGSRVQDIEKPDRMIFDLDPDVGLDFADVKKAAKDIRTMLADIGLVSFPMLSGGKGIHVVVPLRPEAEWPVVKDFSHRFAEALAQAEPERFVANMAKAKRVGRIFIDYLRNQRGATAVVPYGARARENAPVAVPIGWEELDGFDKAGAFTIRDTKTLLKRATSRTLKGWGVADQSLPNL, encoded by the coding sequence ATGGCGGGCCTTTCCGAATATAATCGCAAGCGCGATTTCAAGAAGACGCGCGAGCCTGCTGGAAAGCTCGACCCTTCCAACCGTCACCGCTTCATCGTCCAGAAGCATGATGCGACCCGGCTCCATTATGATTTCCGGCTGGAGATGGATGGCGTGCTGAAGAGCTGGGCGGTGACGCGCGGCCCCAGCCTCGATCCCGCCGACAAGCGTCTCGCCGTCCGCACCGAGGACCACCCGATCTCCTATGCTGAATTCGAGGGCAGTATCCCCGAGGGCGAATATGGCGGCGGCACGGTGATGCTGTGGGACAAGGGCAGCTGGGCGCCGATCGAAGGCAAGAGCGAGAAGGACCTGGAGAAGGGCCATCTCCACTTCACCCTCGATGGCGAGCGGATGAAGGGCGAATGGCTGCTGATCCGGCTGAAGCCCAGGCCTGGCGAAAAGCGCGGCCGCGAGAACTGGCTGCTCCGCAAGATCGACGACGAGGCGGCGGGCGGCAGCGACGATCTCGTCGCGCGCGAACTGACCAGCGTGAAGACCGGCCGTACGATGGCGGAGATCGCCGCCGACAGGAAGGGCGAGACCAGCCTGAAGGGCAAGCGCGGCAAGGCGTTCGATGCTTTGATGGCAAAGGCGGAGAGCCATGCCGCTGAAGTCAGCCGTCGCCCCGGCGGAGGCCGGGGCCGCAAGAGATCGGGCAATGCCTTGGCCCCTGGCAGCGGCAAGGTGCCGGCTTTCCGCAAGCCCCAGCTTGCCACGCTGGTCGACAGCGTTCCCACCGGCAGCGCCTGGATCCACGAGATCAAGTTCGACGGCTATCGCGCGCTGGTCGCGGCGGCGGGCGGCAAGGTGAAGATCTACACCCGCTCGGGCCTCGACTGGACCGAGAAATTCCAGCCCGTCGCCGACGCCATCGCCGCGCTGGACCTGCCCCCGGCCCTGATCGACGGCGAGATCGTCAGTCTCGACGAGCAGGGCAATCCCAGCTTCTCCGCCCTGCAGAAGGCGATCAAGGGCGAAGGCGGCGGTTTCGAGCTGTTCGCCTTCGACCTGCTGTCGCTGGACGGACAGGATCTGACGGGCCTCGGCACGGTGGAACGCAAGACGAGGCTTGCCGGGCTGTTGCCCGACCAGCATCCGATGATCCATTATGCCGATCATGTCATCGGCGCCGGCGAGAAGCTATACGCCGCGATGTGCAGGGCGGGGCAGGAAGGCATCATCTCGAAGCGCGCCGACGCGATCTATCGCGGGGATCGCAGCACCAGCTGGCTGAAGGTCAAATGCACGCGGCGGCAGGAGTTCGTGATCATCGGCTGGAGCCGCAGCGACAAGAGCAGTCGGCGCTTCCGGGCGCTGCTGCTGGCCCAGCACAAGGACGGCAAGCTGGTTTATGCCGGCAAGGTCGGCACGGGTTTCAACCAGGACAGCATGGAGATGCTGACGGCGAAGTTCGAGAAGCGCGCCCGCGAGACGCCCGCTGCCGACGTCCCCCGCGCGGAGCGGCGGGGCGCTCACTGGATCGAGCCCGATCTTGTCGCCGAAATCGCCTTCGCCGAATTCACTCATGACGATGTGTTGCGCCAGGCCAGCTTCATCGGCCTGCGTTCGGACAAGAAGGCCGCCGAAGTACGACGGGAGGAGCCGATGCCGGTGGAACAGGTCGACAAGCCCGAAGATTCGGATGTGAAGATCACCAATCCCGACCGGGTGATCTTCCCCGAGGCGAAAGTCACCAAGGGCGATCTCGCCGGCTATTACCGGACGATCGCGCCGCTGATCCTGCCTTGGCTGGCGCACCGCCCGGTCAGCCTGGTCCGGTGCCCGCAGGGGCGCGGCAAGCAATGCTTCTTCCAGAAGCATGATTCGGGTTCGTTCGGCGACCATGTCCACCACGTCCCCATCCGGGAGAAGGACGGCCAGACCGAGGACTATCTCTATCTCGACGACGCGGCGGGCATCCTTGCCTGCGTGCAGATGGGGACGATCGAGTTCCACATCTGGGGATCGCGGGTCCAGGATATCGAGAAGCCCGATCGCATGATCTTCGATCTCGATCCCGATGTCGGGCTCGATTTCGCCGACGTGAAGAAGGCGGCGAAGGACATCCGGACGATGTTGGCCGACATCGGGCTGGTCAGTTTCCCGATGCTGTCGGGCGGCAAGGGCATCCATGTCGTCGTGCCGTTGCGGCCCGAGGCCGAATGGCCGGTGGTCAAGGATTTTTCCCACCGCTTCGCCGAGGCGCTGGCCCAGGCCGAGCCCGAGCGCTTCGTCGCCAACATGGCCAAGGCCAAGCGGGTGGGCCGCATCTTCATCGATTATCTGCGCAACCAGCGGGGCGCGACCGCGGTGGTGCCCTATGGCGCGCGGGCGCGCGAGAATGCCCCGGTGGCGGTGCCGATCGGATGGGAGGAGCTTGACGGCTTCGACAAGGCCGGTGCCTTCACGATCCGTGATACGAAGACATTGCTGAAGCGGGCCACATCGAGGACGCTCAAGGGATGGGGCGTGGCGGACCAGTCGCTGCCGAATCTATAA
- a CDS encoding cisplatin damage response ATP-dependent DNA ligase, which translates to MRAFSQLLDGLVYTRSRNAKLALIADYMRDAPDPDRGWALAALTGDLSLPAVKSAAIHAIVDERVDPMLFRMSRDYVGDLAETVALIWPKRIDQPAEIDDGSLTLSAVIDRLSKLGRAEAPAALGEMLDHLDASGRFALLKLATGGLRVGISARLAKTGFAQAFGLDVDAVEEVWHALRPPYAELFAWGQGGERPDPRGTPFFRPFMLAHPLEEGTVDLADYAAEWKWDGIRVQIVGTGGDVRLYSRAGDDITATFPDIAAAAQGIDAVLDGEMLVRGEAQGAAEHGGSAASFNALQQRLGRKNVSARMLADYPAFVRLYDLLIEGEDDLREQAWEARRARLEAFAARLDADRFDVSAVIGARDFEDLAETRAGARDAAIEGVMLKRRDSPYVAGRRTGLWYKWKRDPLTIDGVMMYAQRGHGKRSSFYSDYTFGCWSDEGELLPVAKAYSGFTDEELKWLDSFVRNNTLNRFGPVREVEKKLVVELAFDSVHDSKRHKSGVAMRFPRIARIRRDKPPEEADTIATLRKLIS; encoded by the coding sequence ATGCGCGCTTTCTCCCAACTGCTCGACGGCCTCGTCTACACCCGCTCGCGCAACGCCAAGCTGGCGCTGATCGCCGATTATATGCGTGACGCCCCCGATCCCGATCGCGGCTGGGCGCTCGCGGCGCTGACCGGCGACCTCAGCCTGCCGGCGGTCAAGAGCGCGGCGATCCACGCGATCGTCGACGAGCGGGTCGATCCGATGCTGTTCCGGATGAGCCGCGACTATGTCGGCGACCTCGCGGAGACAGTGGCACTGATCTGGCCGAAGCGGATCGATCAGCCCGCCGAGATCGACGACGGTTCGCTGACCCTGTCGGCCGTGATCGATCGGCTGTCGAAGCTGGGCCGGGCCGAGGCCCCGGCGGCGCTCGGCGAGATGCTCGACCATCTCGATGCCAGCGGCCGCTTCGCGCTGCTCAAGCTGGCGACCGGCGGCCTCAGGGTCGGCATCTCTGCGCGGCTCGCCAAGACGGGCTTCGCGCAGGCGTTCGGTCTCGATGTCGATGCGGTCGAAGAGGTATGGCACGCGCTGCGGCCGCCCTATGCCGAACTGTTCGCCTGGGGGCAGGGCGGCGAGCGGCCCGATCCTCGCGGCACCCCCTTCTTCCGTCCGTTCATGCTCGCCCATCCGCTCGAGGAGGGGACGGTCGACCTTGCCGATTATGCAGCCGAATGGAAATGGGACGGCATCCGCGTCCAGATCGTCGGCACCGGCGGCGACGTGCGCCTTTACAGCCGGGCCGGCGACGATATCACCGCCACTTTCCCCGACATTGCGGCGGCGGCGCAGGGGATCGACGCGGTGCTCGATGGCGAGATGCTGGTGCGTGGCGAGGCGCAGGGCGCGGCCGAGCATGGCGGATCGGCCGCCTCGTTCAACGCGCTCCAGCAGCGGCTCGGCCGCAAGAATGTCTCGGCCAGGATGCTGGCCGATTATCCCGCCTTCGTCCGCCTCTATGATCTGCTGATCGAGGGCGAGGACGACTTGCGCGAACAGGCATGGGAAGCGCGCCGCGCCCGGCTGGAGGCGTTCGCGGCGCGGCTCGACGCCGACCGCTTCGACGTCTCGGCCGTGATCGGCGCGCGCGATTTCGAGGACCTCGCCGAAACCCGCGCCGGCGCTCGCGACGCGGCGATCGAGGGTGTGATGCTCAAGCGCCGCGACAGCCCCTATGTGGCGGGGCGGCGCACCGGCCTGTGGTACAAATGGAAGCGCGATCCGCTGACGATCGATGGCGTGATGATGTACGCCCAGCGCGGCCATGGGAAGCGGTCGAGCTTCTATTCGGACTATACCTTCGGCTGCTGGTCGGATGAGGGCGAATTGTTGCCGGTGGCCAAGGCCTATTCGGGCTTCACCGACGAGGAGCTGAAATGGCTCGACAGCTTCGTCCGGAACAACACCCTCAACCGCTTCGGCCCGGTCCGCGAGGTCGAGAAGAAGCTGGTGGTCGAACTGGCCTTCGACAGCGTGCATGACAGCAAGCGGCACAAGTCGGGCGTGGCGATGCGCTTTCCCCGCATCGCGCGGATTCGGCGCGACAAGCCGCCGGAGGAGGCCGACACGATCGCCACCCTCCGCAAGCTGATCAGCTGA
- a CDS encoding ligase-associated DNA damage response exonuclease: MAHWIEASPRGIYVRPADAWIDPSVPVERALITHGHADHARGGHGASWATPETLAIMALRYGTTEGVPVAYGETIRLGGVEISYVPAGHVLGSAQILLEHGGERVVVTGDYKRRDDPTCAPFEPVNCDIFITEATFGLPVFRHPPIGQEMDRLLGALHAAPDRCVLVGAYALGKAQRVIAELRAHGHADPIYIHGALERMCDLYRDFGVDLGELYPATGASADQMRGKVVISPPSALNDRWSRRLPDPITAMASGWMRVRQRARQKNVELPLVISDHADWDELTATIREVAPSEIWVTHGREEALVHWCDLHQMRARALALVGYEDEDEG; this comes from the coding sequence ATGGCGCATTGGATCGAAGCTTCCCCCCGTGGCATCTATGTCCGGCCGGCCGATGCCTGGATCGATCCGTCGGTGCCGGTCGAGCGCGCGCTGATCACCCATGGCCATGCCGATCACGCGCGCGGCGGCCACGGCGCCAGCTGGGCGACGCCGGAGACGCTGGCGATCATGGCGCTGCGCTATGGCACGACCGAGGGCGTGCCCGTCGCCTATGGCGAGACGATCCGGCTGGGCGGGGTCGAGATCAGCTATGTGCCCGCCGGCCATGTGCTGGGATCGGCGCAGATATTGCTGGAGCATGGCGGCGAGCGGGTCGTCGTCACCGGCGATTACAAGCGCCGCGACGATCCCACCTGCGCGCCCTTCGAGCCGGTCAATTGCGACATCTTCATCACCGAGGCGACCTTCGGCCTGCCGGTGTTCCGCCATCCCCCGATCGGGCAGGAGATGGATCGGCTGCTCGGCGCGCTCCACGCCGCGCCCGATCGCTGCGTGCTGGTCGGCGCCTATGCGCTCGGCAAGGCGCAACGCGTGATCGCGGAGCTGCGCGCCCACGGCCATGCCGATCCGATCTACATCCATGGCGCGCTGGAGCGGATGTGCGACCTCTATCGCGATTTCGGCGTCGACCTGGGCGAGCTCTACCCGGCGACCGGCGCCTCGGCCGATCAGATGCGCGGCAAGGTGGTAATCTCCCCACCCTCGGCGCTCAACGATCGCTGGTCGCGGCGGCTGCCCGATCCGATCACGGCGATGGCCTCGGGCTGGATGCGGGTCCGCCAGCGCGCGCGGCAGAAGAATGTCGAACTGCCGCTGGTGATATCCGACCATGCCGATTGGGATGAGCTGACCGCGACGATCCGTGAGGTCGCCCCTTCCGAAATATGGGTGACCCACGGCCGCGAGGAGGCCCTGGTCCACTGGTGCGACCTCCACCAGATGCGCGCCCGCGCGCTGGCGCTGGTGGGGTATGAGGATGAGGACGAGGGATGA
- a CDS encoding (2Fe-2S)-binding protein: protein MAFTIKVNGTDRSVDVDEDTPLLWVLRDDLALTGTKFGCGVAMCGACTVHMDGQPLRSCSMPVSAVTGEITTIEAVDGREAKAVQDAWIAHDVPQCGYCQSGQVMSAVALLRENPKPDDRDIDLAMNGNLCRCATYVRIRAAIHSAAKALEA from the coding sequence ATGGCTTTCACGATCAAGGTCAACGGCACCGATCGCAGCGTCGATGTCGATGAGGATACCCCGCTGCTGTGGGTGCTGCGCGACGATCTTGCCCTCACCGGCACGAAGTTCGGCTGCGGCGTCGCGATGTGCGGGGCCTGCACCGTGCATATGGACGGCCAGCCGCTGCGGTCCTGCTCGATGCCGGTTTCGGCCGTCACCGGGGAGATCACCACGATCGAAGCGGTCGACGGACGCGAGGCCAAGGCGGTGCAGGATGCGTGGATCGCGCATGACGTGCCGCAATGCGGCTATTGCCAGTCCGGACAGGTGATGAGCGCGGTGGCATTGCTGCGCGAGAATCCGAAGCCCGACGACCGGGACATCGATCTGGCGATGAACGGCAATCTGTGCCGCTGCGCCACCTATGTCCGCATCCGCGCCGCGATCCACAGCGCGGCCAAGGCACTGGAGGCCTGA
- a CDS encoding aminotransferase class V-fold PLP-dependent enzyme, with translation MDITRRTLLAGAAALPAAAEALAQGEAMPPPAELARDDGWWSRVAALYDAPPDETIQLEAGQFGAMATNVRRVYERRLARINRETTIYTRGPLAADLAAVRESAAALLGVGVDEIAFTRGGSESMAALIGGYNRLKPGDAVLYADLDYDAMQTGMESLARLRGVKAVKIDLPEPATRQNIIDAYERALRDHPAVRMMLLTHLSHRTGLVPPVKEIIALARARNVDVLLDVGHALGQLEFSLRDLGVDFAGINLHKWIASPLGVGLVYIRKDRIPDIDPCLLEGASDRIDARVHTGTVNYAALLTVPDAITVHQSIGLANKAARLRHLRDRWAEVLRDDKRFEILTPDDPSMHGGITSFRIRGRTSPADNIALRKALFEKHGIFTVERLGPAKGACVRVSPSFINDSAQIDRLVKALRELATVTV, from the coding sequence ATGGACATCACCCGTCGCACCCTGCTGGCCGGAGCCGCCGCGCTGCCCGCCGCCGCCGAAGCCCTGGCGCAGGGCGAAGCGATGCCGCCGCCCGCCGAACTGGCGAGGGACGATGGCTGGTGGTCACGGGTGGCCGCGCTCTACGATGCACCACCGGACGAGACGATCCAGCTGGAGGCCGGGCAGTTCGGCGCGATGGCGACCAATGTCCGCCGCGTCTATGAGCGCCGGCTGGCGCGGATCAACCGGGAGACGACGATCTACACGCGCGGGCCCCTCGCCGCCGACCTGGCGGCGGTGCGCGAAAGCGCGGCCGCGCTGCTGGGCGTCGGCGTCGACGAGATCGCCTTCACGCGGGGCGGCAGCGAATCGATGGCGGCGCTGATCGGCGGCTATAACCGGCTGAAGCCCGGCGATGCGGTGCTCTATGCCGACCTCGACTATGACGCGATGCAGACGGGGATGGAATCGCTCGCCCGGCTGCGCGGCGTGAAGGCCGTGAAGATCGACCTGCCCGAGCCCGCCACCCGGCAAAACATCATCGACGCCTATGAACGCGCCCTGCGCGATCACCCCGCCGTGCGGATGATGCTGCTCACCCATCTCAGCCACCGCACCGGGCTGGTGCCGCCGGTCAAGGAGATCATCGCGCTCGCGCGCGCCCGCAATGTCGATGTGCTGCTGGACGTCGGCCATGCGCTGGGCCAGCTCGAATTCTCGCTGCGCGACCTGGGCGTCGATTTCGCGGGGATCAACCTGCACAAGTGGATCGCCAGCCCGCTGGGCGTCGGCCTGGTCTATATCCGCAAGGATCGCATCCCCGACATCGACCCCTGCCTGCTGGAGGGGGCGAGCGACCGGATCGACGCGCGGGTCCACACCGGCACGGTCAACTATGCGGCGCTGCTCACCGTCCCCGACGCGATCACCGTCCACCAGTCGATCGGCCTCGCCAACAAGGCGGCGCGGCTGCGCCACCTGCGCGATCGCTGGGCCGAGGTGCTGCGCGACGACAAGCGCTTCGAGATACTGACGCCCGACGATCCATCGATGCACGGCGGCATCACCTCGTTCCGGATCAGGGGCCGGACCAGCCCCGCCGACAATATCGCGCTCCGCAAGGCGCTGTTCGAGAAGCACGGCATCTTCACCGTCGAGCGGCTGGGGCCGGCGAAGGGCGCCTGCGTCCGCGTTTCGCCCAGCTTCATCAACGACAGCGCCCAGATCGACCGGCTGGTGAAGGCGTTGCGCGAGCTGGCGACGGTGACGGTGTAG
- the ku gene encoding non-homologous end joining protein Ku, translating to MAARAYWQGQIRLALVSIPVEIYNATGSSAQIAFHQIHEPSGKRIRYEKVVPGVGPVDADDIVKGYEVSKGNYVLLEQDEIDAVKLESKRTLELIQFVDADAIDVIYFEKPYYVVPADELAEQAYIVLRDALRRTKKVGLGQLAMRGREYVVSLKPCGRGMVLETLRYADEVRKAQGFFRDIPDSKPDADLLDLAETLIEKKSGTFDAGEFHDRYVDALKSLIEKKRKAKGRKIIEEEAEEAPRAKGNVIDLMAALKKSVEGGRPAASEKKAAPARKAPAKKPAAAKAPARKRA from the coding sequence ATGGCCGCGCGTGCCTATTGGCAGGGGCAGATCCGCCTCGCGCTCGTTTCGATCCCGGTCGAGATATATAATGCGACCGGCAGCAGCGCGCAGATCGCCTTCCACCAGATCCACGAGCCGTCGGGCAAGCGGATCAGATATGAGAAAGTGGTGCCCGGCGTCGGCCCGGTCGACGCGGACGACATCGTCAAGGGCTATGAGGTGTCGAAGGGCAATTACGTCCTGCTCGAGCAGGACGAGATCGACGCGGTGAAGCTGGAGAGCAAGCGCACGCTGGAGCTTATCCAGTTCGTCGATGCCGATGCGATCGACGTTATCTATTTCGAGAAGCCCTATTATGTCGTCCCCGCCGACGAACTGGCCGAGCAAGCCTATATCGTCCTGCGCGATGCGCTGCGGCGGACGAAGAAGGTGGGGCTGGGCCAGCTGGCGATGCGCGGGCGCGAATATGTGGTGAGCCTGAAGCCGTGCGGACGCGGCATGGTGCTGGAGACGCTGCGCTATGCCGACGAGGTGCGCAAGGCGCAGGGCTTTTTCCGCGATATTCCCGACAGCAAGCCCGATGCCGACCTGCTCGATCTCGCCGAGACGCTGATCGAGAAGAAGAGCGGTACGTTCGACGCGGGCGAGTTCCACGATCGCTATGTCGATGCGCTCAAGTCGCTGATCGAGAAGAAGCGCAAGGCCAAGGGCAGGAAGATCATCGAGGAGGAAGCGGAAGAGGCGCCCCGCGCCAAGGGCAATGTCATCGACCTGATGGCCGCGCTCAAGAAGTCGGTCGAGGGCGGCAGGCCGGCGGCTTCGGAAAAGAAGGCCGCACCGGCGCGCAAGGCTCCCGCGAAGAAGCCGGCCGCCGCGAAAGCTCCGGCGCGCAAGCGGGCCTGA
- a CDS encoding RrF2 family transcriptional regulator, protein MLSQRTRYAIRALLHLADKHGQGPIQLAEIAERQNIPAKFLTVILSEMKRAGFVETMRGKEGGYWLSRAPTEITYGDIVRATRGSLALVPCAARLAYTPCDHCIDEAECRLRGVMLSVRDETAKILDQLSLAESIPA, encoded by the coding sequence GTGCTGTCTCAACGTACCCGCTACGCCATCCGCGCCCTGCTCCATCTCGCCGATAAACATGGCCAGGGGCCGATCCAGCTTGCCGAGATCGCCGAGCGGCAGAATATTCCGGCCAAATTCCTCACCGTCATCCTGTCGGAGATGAAGCGGGCCGGCTTCGTCGAGACGATGCGCGGCAAGGAGGGCGGCTATTGGCTGTCGCGCGCGCCGACCGAGATCACCTATGGCGATATCGTGCGCGCGACGCGCGGATCGCTGGCGCTGGTCCCCTGCGCGGCGCGCCTTGCCTACACGCCGTGCGACCATTGCATCGACGAGGCGGAGTGCCGCCTGCGCGGCGTAATGCTGTCCGTGCGGGACGAGACGGCGAAAATTCTCGACCAGCTGTCGCTCGCGGAAAGCATCCCCGCCTGA